In Amphiura filiformis chromosome 1, Afil_fr2py, whole genome shotgun sequence, the following are encoded in one genomic region:
- the LOC140151687 gene encoding uncharacterized protein, whose protein sequence is MATESNQQTGDKTNHIVFVYGTLRRGHKNQYVLTERGNGQAVYVGQARTVEKWPLVIGTKFNIPFVLYKPGYGHNVIGEIYKVDNKMLKHLDWFEDSPSWYKRRKLFVTMKMDQHSLMNTTSASSQDHTAKDIPANPSAGGDFSEMSVDEKIECWGYVLEDFKEDLEKQEYYADYSEAVKKFGYEKEMEDEEEHYLEYVTSVTLK, encoded by the exons ATGGCGACAGAATCTAACCAACAAACCGGTGACAAGACCAACCATATTGTGTTTGTGTATGGCACATTGCGCAGGGGCCACAAAAACCAATATGTATTGACTGAACGTGGAAATGGCCAAGCAGTTTACGTTGGTCAAGCCAGGACAGTGGAGAAGTGGCCATTGGTTATAGGGACCAAATTCAACATCCCATTTGTACTCTACAAGCCAGGTTATGGACAT AATGTTATTGGAGAAATTTACAAAGTGGACAACAAGATGCTTAAACATTTGGACTGGTTTGAAGACAGCCCCTCATGGTATAAACGACGGAAACTCTTTGTCACCATGAAAATGGACCAGCACTCTCTCATGAATACCACTTCTGCAAGCAGTCAAGATCACACTGCAAAGGATATTCCAGCTAATCCATCTGCTGGTGGGGATTTCTCAGAGATGTCAGTTGATGAAAAAATAGAATGTTGGGGTTATGTTTTGGAAGATTTTAAAGAAGATCTTGAAAAACAGGAGTACTACGCTGATTACAGTGAGGCTGTTAAAAAGTTTGGTTATGAGAAAGAAATGGAGGATGAGGAAGAGCACTATCTAGAATATGTAACATCAGTAACATTGAAATGA
- the LOC140162529 gene encoding NACHT, LRR and PYD domains-containing protein 3-like: protein MSVVVSQVIQHRKPFGVLSRELKSAGDIVCIERKLGKEETELVKRILVKGVPGAGKSSTISKLAYDWACGRQNSPISKFQLLFALTINEIDTNTDLIGIIQDQLLPEVSGESLRAYIQSNASEVVILLDGYDEASKYFHQCKNISNVLRSKWLAEACVIVTTRSNQVGKFCQNYGPYLQVHIPGFSQFGVKEYIRKFFKLHQEANDYDVSDGVDKKVRKFLLCIRASSLYQLSFIPIILSMLCLLWVDDEKLPSTVTALYKEVITHLAKHTFAKTATDELDVRSVQNWSERVLDHIGNVAIEGLFEDRLVFQSDEFEKAALEDACSLGVVTKEKKSYKLNVTYHVTFLHKTFQEICAAYYWTKLIDTEMETFKKYLMQVTGDNIDEMEYLLRFACGLSVKAAEVILPHVVQIICNDCKWKDTAGYVNFYNNIYLQIPIFLLYETESNNTEIGQCSELYMLLKPLLKSVCLERSDQGVIKSFKKS from the exons ATGTCCGTCGTCGTTAGCCAAGTTATCC AACACAGGAAACCATTTGGAGTGCTATCAAGGGAATTGAAATCTGCTGGTGACATTGTATGTATTGAAAGAAAACTTGGAAAGGAAGAAACTGAACTAGTAAAACGTATTCTAGTAAAGGGAGTTCCTGGTGCTGGCAAATCTTCAACCATATCCAAGCTAGCATATGATTGGGCATGTGGTAGACAAAACTCACCTATTTCAAAGTTCCAATTACTGTTTGCTCTCACAATTAATGAAATTGATACCAACACTGATTTAATAGGTATCATACAAGACCAGTTATTACCAGAGGTATCAGGTGAGAGTTTGCGTGCATACATCCAATCAAATGCTAGTGAAGTAGTTATTTTGCTTGATGGATATGATGAGGCCTCCAAGTATTTTCACCAGTGTAAGAATATCAGTAATGTGTTGCGTAGTAAATGGTTGGCTGAAGCATGTGTTATTGTGACCACAAGATCAAATCAAGTTGGTAAATTTTGTCAAAACTATGGCCCATATTTACAAGTACATATTCCAGGTTTTTCTCAATTTGGAGTGAAAGAGTATATAAGGAAGTTCTTTAAGCTTCACCAAGAAGCAAATGATTATGATGTTAGTGATGGTGTTGATAAAAAGGTTAGAAAATTTCTCCTTTGTATAAGAGCTTCATCATTATATCAGCTTTCATTCATACCTATCATCCTTTCCATGCTGTGCTTACTCTGGGTAGATGATGAAAAACTTCCATCTACTGTCACAGCCTTGTATAAAGAGGTCATCACACACTTGGCTAAACACACATTTGCTAAAACTGCAACAGATGAGCTTGATGTGCGAAGTGTTCAAAATTGGAGTGAAAGGGTGCTTGATCATATCGGGAATGTAGCTATTGAAGGATTGTTTGAAGATAGGCTTGTATTTCAATCAGATGAATTTGAGAAAGCAGCGCTAGAAGATGCTTGTTCATTGGGTGTAGTTACCAAAGAAAAGAAGAGCTATAAGCTTAATGTGACATATCATGTTACCTTCCTGCATAAAACATTTCAGGAAATATGTGCTGCTTATTACTGGACAAAGTTGATTGATACAGAAATGGAGACATTCAAAAAATATCTGATGCAAGTGACTGGTGATAATATAGATGAGATGGAATATCTGTTGCGGTTTGCTTGTGGGTTGAGTGTCAAGGCTGCTGAAGTTATCTTGCCACATGTTGTACAAATTATATGCAATGATTGCAAATGGAAAGATACTGCAGGATATGTCAATTTTTATAACAATATCTACCTGCAAATACCTATTTTTCTGCTTTATGAAACTGAATCAAATAATACTGAAATAGGACAGTGTAGTGAGCTGTACATGCTGTTGAAGCCTTTGCTCAAATCTGTGTGCTTAGAAAGATCCGATCAAGGGGTTATAAAGAGTTTCAAGAAATCCTGA
- the LOC140162564 gene encoding uncharacterized protein has translation MAASGGSDDNQELQPCGDQGGAVVKRSDQQHALIPASIQGENVNLGNTQNVVAGDYIGHVDRHIETNIETQVVYNIGDQENKRRKLDILDFNLGSVRRQLKAEYLETRGKLPLLPGMPEKFAKMEDLFVNLHIYYVFKVGLTRMV, from the exons ATGGCTGCATCTGGAGGATCTGATGACAATCAAGAGTTACAACCATGTGGTGATCAGGGAG GTGCAGTAGTGAAGAGAAGTGATCAACAGCATGCACTCATCCCAGCATCTATTCAAGGAGAAAATGTCAACCTGGGCAATACTCAAAATGTTGTTGCAGGAGACTATATTGGTCATGTTGATAGACACATTGAAACAAATATCGAGACACAGGTGGTATATAACATTGGAGACCAGGAAAACAAAAGGAGGAAGTTGG ATATTCTTGATTTTAATTTGGGATCTGTGAGAAGACAACTGAAAGCAGAATATCTAGAAACAAGAGGTAAGCTACCACTGCTGCCTGGTATGCCAGAAAAGTTTGCCAAGATGGAAGACCTCTTTGTAAACCTGCACATCTATTATGTATTTAAGGTGGGACTTACCAGAATGGTATAG
- the LOC140162519 gene encoding uncharacterized protein, translating to MSDILDFNLGSVRRQLKAEYLETRGKLPLLPGMPEKFAKMEDLFVNLHIEEHRKPFGVLSRELKSAGDIVCIERKLGKEETELVKRILVKGVPGAGKSSTISKLAYDWACGRQNSPISKFQLLFALTINEIDTNTDLIGIIQDQLLPEVSGESLRAYIQSNASEVVILLDGYDEASKYFHQCKNISNVLRSKWLAEACVIVTTRSNQVGKFCQNYGPYLQVHIPGFSQFGVKEYIRKFFKLHQEANDYDVSDDAEKLPSTVTALHTEVITHLAKHTFAKTATDELDVRSVQNWSERVLDHIGNVAIEGLFEDRLVFQSDEFEKAALEDACSLGVVTKEKKSYKLNVTYHVTFLHKTFQEICAAYYWTKLIDTEMETFKKYLMQVTGDNIDEMEYLLRFACGLSVKAAEVILPHVVQSICNDCKWKDTAGYVNFYNNIYLQIPIFLLYETESNNTEIGQCSELYMLLKPLLKSVCLERSDQGGYKEFQEILNLYIVSKEQKIDRKTSHGHSWVHAVEEVTVRTFKNVDKDAELVCALSLSGMSGLCLGDNMYHDVNEFLDTLVTKHFSIASLTKLQFDHAKCDAKRLSHFISNMSPHSKLAIFNMSLCGEFFDGAMVLPALKKLHIRFSPEVIKAILSGFSQTADIIQRQNVSQSHSNQKSTAVQTYIPIEAIRIESSSLEHDDVCKFVKAIKYMLHLKKLRLRLNNSLRSEDCNMLFDALADASKNAHTCDQAQGNMSSSGERYDRGLLLETLELSHHEIGDAIDKFARVYSKHMPHLICLNLSGVSLKVHHCEKLFDGFIEAGQAREDGLVLEVLDLSYNKIGDSAGKLAQAYRYMTCLRCLKLEYTNMNPSQCAQLFDGFLQAGQLKDNHDEKKKSDDLQQSGTLRPNCLTLEELDISGNDIGDSVGKLTQAYKPEMFNFKGGHYEGA from the exons ATGTCAG ATATTCTTGATTTTAATTTGGGATCTGTGAGAAGACAACTGAAAGCAGAATATCTAGAAACAAGAGGTAAGCTACCACTGCTGCCTGGTATGCCAGAAAAGTTTGCCAAAATGGAAGACCTCTTTGTAAACCTGCACATCGAAGAACACAGGAAACCATTTGGAGTGCTATCAAGGGAATTGAAATCTGCTGGTGACATTGTATGTATTGAAAGAAAACTTGGAAAGGAAGAAACTGAACTAGTAAAACGTATTCTAGTAAAGGGAGTTCCTGGTGCTGGCAAATCTTCAACCATATCCAAGCTAGCATATGATTGGGCATGTGGTAGACAAAACTCACCTATTTCAAAGTTCCAATTACTGTTTGCTCTCACAATTAATGAAATTGATACCAACACTGATTTAATAGGTATCATACAAGACCAGTTATTACCAGAGGTATCAGGTGAGAGTTTGCGTGCATACATCCAATCAAATGCTAGTGAAGTAGTTATTTTGCTTGATGGATATGATGAGGCCTCCAAGTATTTTCACCAGTGTAAAAATATCAGTAATGTGTTGCGTAGTAAATGGTTGGCTGAAGCATGTGTTATTGTGACCACAAGATCAAATCAAGTTGGTAAATTTTGTCAAAACTATGGCCCATATTTACAAGTACATATTCCAGGTTTTTCTCAATTTGGAGTGAAAGAGTATATAAGGAAGTTCTTTAAGCTTCACCAAGAAGCAAATGATTATGATGTTAGTGATG ATGCTGAAAAACTTCCATCTACTGTCACAGCCTTGCATACAGAGGTCATCACACACTTGGCTAAACACACATTTGCTAAAACTGCAACAGATGAGCTTGATGTGCGAAGTGTTCAAAATTGGAGTGAAAGGGTGCTTGATCATATCGGGAATGTAGCTATTGAAGGATTGTTTGAAGATAGGCTTGTATTTCAATCAGATGAATTTGAGAAAGCAGCGCTAGAAGATGCTTGTTCATTGGGTGTAGTTACCAAAGAAAAGAAGAGCTATAAGCTTAATGTGACATATCATGTTACCTTCCTGCATAAAACATTTCAGGAAATATGTGCTGCTTATTACTGGACAAAGTTGATTGATACAGAAATGGAGACATTCAAAAAATATCTGATGCAAGTGACTGGTGATAATATAGATGAGATGGAATATCTGTTGCGGTTTGCTTGTGGGTTGAGTGTCAAGGCTGCTGAAGTTATCTTGCCACATGTTGTACAAAGTATATGCAATGATTGCAAATGGAAAGATACTGCAGGATATGTCAATTTTTATAACAATATCTACCTGCAAATACCTATTTTTCTGCTTTATGAAACTGAATCAAATAATACTGAAATAGGACAGTGTAGTGAGCTGTACATGCTGTTGAAGCCTTTGCTCAAATCTGTGTGCTTAGAAAGATCCGATCAAGGGGGTTATAAAGAGTTTCAAGAAATCCTGAATTTATACATTGTTTCGAAAGAGCAGAAAATTGATAGGAAAACTAGTCATGGGCATTCATGGGTGCATGCTGTCGAGGAAGTTACAGTCCGTACATTCAAAAATGTAGACAAGGATGCTGAGTTGGTTTGTGCATTGTCGTTGTCTGGAATGTCAGGTTTGTGTTTAGGAGATAATATGTATCATGATGTCAATGAATTTCTTGATACTTTAGTCACAAAACATTTCTCTATCGCCTCACTCACAAAGTTGCAATTTGATCATGCTAAATGTGATGCAAAGCGGTTATCACATTTCATATCAAACATGTCACCTCATAGCAAACTGGCTATTTTCAACATGTCATTATGTGGTGAGTTTTTTGATGGTGCAATGGTCCTTCCAGCACTCAAGAAATTACACATTCGATTCTCACCAGAAGTAATTAAGGCAATACTGAGTGGGTTTTCACAGACAGCTGATATAATTCAGCGACAAAATGTGAGTCAATCCCACAGTAATCAGAAATCAACTGCTGTGCAGACTTACATACCAATAGAAGCAATCAGGATAGAGTCCTCCAGCCTTGAACATGATGATGTATGCAAATTTGTAAAGGCAATAAAGTACATGCTTCATCTTAAAAAATTAAGGCTACGTTTGAATAATTCTCTGAGATCAGAAGATTGTAACATGCTGTTTGATGCACTTGCTGATGCTTCTAAGAATGCACACACCTGTGACCAAGCCCAAGGGAACATGAGTAGTTCAGGTGAAAGATATGATAGGGGTCTGTTACTAGAGACACTTGAATTGTCACACCATGAGATAGGTGATGCAATCGATAAATTTGCAAGGGTGTACTCTAAGCACATGCCACATCTCATATGCCTAAATTTGAGTGGTGTATCATTGAAAGTCCATCACTGTGAGAAGTTATTTGATGGGTTTATAGAAGCAGGTCAAGCAAGAGAAGATGGTTTAGTTTTGGAAGTACTGGACCTATCTTATAATAAGATAGGTGATTCAGCAGGAAAACTTGCTCAGGCATATAGATACATGACATGTCTGAGATGTTTGAAGCTGGAATATACCAATATGAATCCATCTCAATGTGCACAGCTATTTGATGGTTTCCTCCAAGCAGGACAGTTGAAAGACAATCATGATGAAAAGAAGAAATCAGATGATTTACAACAGTCGGGTACACTCAGGCCAAATTGTTTAACACTAGAAGAGTTGGACATATCAGGTAATGATATTGGTGACTCTGTAGGAAAACTTACCCAGGCATACAAACCTGAGATGTTTAACTTTAAGGGGGGGCATTATGAGGGAGCCTAA